A genomic segment from Blastococcus sp. PRF04-17 encodes:
- a CDS encoding DUF4333 domain-containing protein: protein MTYPPQGSGEHEDPDRHATQPAPSFERPQQPVQQPVQQPPAAPWQGPTRPYGQASQSYGEPSSPASQPSYGQPSHGQPPYGQPPHGQLPHGQPPHGQPAYGQPQYGPPSYGRSPSVQPYGQPQSGQPWQQPPAPPQKSKVGLIAAVTAVILLVIAGVVVGVLTLQSTVLDPAAVERDVAAQFEEREGVPIDLSCDEEMTVDSGKTYECTGTTADGEDVTLEIRIEDEDSAAYTWTEP, encoded by the coding sequence ATGACGTACCCGCCCCAGGGCAGCGGAGAGCACGAGGACCCGGACCGGCACGCGACGCAGCCGGCGCCGTCCTTCGAGCGGCCACAGCAGCCGGTCCAGCAGCCGGTCCAGCAGCCGCCCGCCGCGCCGTGGCAGGGACCCACGCGGCCGTACGGCCAGGCCTCGCAGTCCTACGGCGAGCCGTCGTCGCCGGCGTCCCAGCCTTCCTACGGGCAGCCTTCCCACGGGCAGCCTCCGTACGGGCAGCCTCCGCACGGGCAGCTTCCGCACGGGCAGCCTCCGCACGGGCAGCCTGCGTACGGGCAGCCGCAGTACGGCCCGCCCTCGTACGGCCGGTCGCCGTCCGTCCAGCCCTACGGTCAGCCGCAGTCCGGCCAGCCGTGGCAGCAGCCCCCGGCCCCGCCGCAGAAGTCGAAGGTCGGGCTGATCGCGGCGGTCACCGCCGTCATCCTGCTCGTGATCGCCGGGGTGGTGGTCGGCGTTCTGACGCTGCAGTCCACGGTGCTCGACCCGGCAGCGGTCGAGCGCGACGTGGCGGCGCAGTTCGAGGAGCGCGAGGGCGTTCCGATCGACCTGAGCTGCGACGAGGAGATGACCGTCGACTCGGGCAAGACCTACGAGTGCACGGGGACGACCGCCGACGGCGAGGACGTCACCCTGGAGATCCGCATCGAGGACGAGGACTCGGCCGCCTACACGTGGACCGAGCCCTGA
- a CDS encoding dihydrofolate reductase family protein: MRKLAFAMNVSLDGYTAAPGDDLGWSVPSDELFQYWSDRVGATGLALYGRRVWEGMSSHWPTADQQPDATPAHVEYARRWREMPKVVFSSTIRRVDGNARLVSSDAVAEITRLKAEDGGPMDIVGSTLAAAAMRAGLIDEYVLVTAPVLVGGGTPFFTALDEWVDLRLVETRTFPDGVLLTRYETRR; this comes from the coding sequence ATGCGGAAGCTGGCCTTCGCCATGAACGTGAGCCTGGACGGCTACACCGCCGCGCCCGGCGACGACCTCGGTTGGAGCGTCCCGAGCGACGAGCTGTTCCAGTACTGGTCCGACCGGGTGGGAGCGACCGGCCTGGCGCTGTACGGGCGCAGGGTGTGGGAGGGGATGAGCTCCCATTGGCCGACGGCCGACCAGCAGCCGGACGCCACACCGGCGCACGTCGAGTACGCCCGTCGTTGGCGGGAGATGCCGAAGGTGGTGTTCTCCTCCACGATCCGCAGGGTCGACGGGAACGCCCGCCTGGTCAGCAGCGACGCGGTCGCGGAGATCACCCGGCTCAAGGCCGAGGACGGCGGCCCGATGGACATCGTCGGCTCCACGCTCGCTGCGGCGGCGATGCGGGCCGGGCTGATCGACGAGTACGTGCTGGTCACTGCGCCGGTGCTGGTCGGCGGCGGCACGCCGTTCTTCACGGCTCTGGACGAGTGGGTGGACCTGCGGCTGGTCGAGACCCGGACGTTCCCCGACGGCGTGCTCCTGACCAGGTACGAGACCAGGCGCTGA
- a CDS encoding DUF4333 domain-containing protein, with amino-acid sequence MDRALSRTRILAGAGVALVSLAAALAVVAWLLRQPQDLDAAEVERDVAAQFQAEHGVAVDLDCPDEMPTGSGEVHPCDGVTPDGDEVYVEIQIADPEEEFDYRWWTSFPR; translated from the coding sequence GTGGACCGAGCCCTGAGCCGTACCCGGATCCTCGCCGGTGCAGGGGTCGCCCTCGTCAGCCTTGCCGCCGCCCTGGCCGTCGTCGCCTGGCTGCTCCGGCAGCCGCAGGACCTGGACGCCGCAGAGGTCGAGCGCGACGTCGCCGCCCAGTTCCAGGCCGAGCACGGCGTGGCCGTCGACCTGGACTGCCCGGACGAGATGCCGACCGGCTCCGGCGAGGTGCACCCGTGCGACGGTGTCACCCCTGACGGGGACGAGGTGTACGTCGAGATCCAGATCGCGGACCCGGAGGAGGAGTTCGACTACCGCTGGTGGACGTCCTTCCCCCGTTAG
- a CDS encoding diacylglycerol kinase family protein, which yields MGSTADVVVLASPAAGRGRAGTVAGEVLRAFGDAGFRARLLPATSGAEGERQAAEAVADGAVAVVAVGGDGTVHAALQAVAGTPTPLAVVPAGTGNDLVRALGIPAEPAAAARAAAADLAGGRTTTVDAGRTADRWWATVLCCGFDSAVSDRANRLRWPPGRRRYDVAVLAELARLRPREVVLTLDGESQTVPVTMVAVGNTAWYGGGLKVCPGADPTDGLFDVTVVGATSRLELIRTKPLLTLGTHVEHRSVTVHRAARVELSSPGVTTWADGEPVAPLPAVAECVPGALHVLGARRVQGAARADPVPRA from the coding sequence GTGGGCAGCACAGCGGACGTCGTCGTCCTGGCCAGTCCCGCGGCCGGGCGCGGCCGCGCCGGCACCGTCGCCGGCGAGGTCCTCCGGGCGTTCGGCGACGCCGGGTTCCGCGCCCGCCTGCTGCCGGCCACGTCCGGGGCCGAAGGTGAGCGGCAGGCGGCCGAGGCGGTCGCGGACGGTGCCGTCGCCGTGGTGGCCGTGGGCGGTGACGGCACCGTGCACGCCGCACTGCAGGCGGTGGCCGGGACGCCCACCCCGCTGGCCGTCGTTCCTGCCGGCACGGGCAACGACCTGGTGCGCGCGCTCGGCATCCCGGCGGAACCGGCGGCGGCAGCGCGGGCCGCCGCGGCGGACCTGGCCGGCGGCCGGACGACGACCGTCGACGCCGGGCGGACCGCGGACCGCTGGTGGGCGACCGTGCTCTGCTGCGGCTTCGACTCGGCGGTCAGCGACCGCGCCAACCGGCTGCGCTGGCCCCCCGGCCGCCGCCGCTACGACGTCGCCGTGCTCGCCGAGCTCGCCCGTCTGCGCCCCCGCGAGGTCGTCCTCACGCTGGACGGCGAGTCGCAGACCGTGCCGGTGACCATGGTCGCCGTGGGCAACACCGCCTGGTACGGCGGCGGCCTGAAGGTCTGCCCGGGCGCCGACCCCACCGACGGGCTGTTCGACGTCACCGTCGTGGGGGCCACCAGCCGGCTCGAGCTGATCCGCACCAAGCCGCTGCTGACCCTGGGCACCCACGTCGAGCACCGCTCGGTGACGGTCCACCGCGCCGCCCGGGTCGAGCTGAGCTCGCCCGGCGTGACGACCTGGGCCGACGGCGAGCCGGTGGCGCCGCTCCCAGCGGTCGCGGAATGCGTCCCGGGTGCCTTGCACGTGCTGGGGGCACGCCGGGTCCAGGGGGCGGCGCGAGCCGATCCGGTTCCGCGCGCCTAA
- a CDS encoding alpha/beta hydrolase, protein MSWQMSAVGLVLRATRKRAFATAERGRRRIAQPKVEAPPPRKLTARHEVTQRTVGGFPVWTVRPRTGSGRAAVYLHGGAYIAGITPQHWALIGRLADAGVRVEVPLYGLAPQHSYREAYAFAHEVYAQLAAENPEEGIALVGDSAGGGLALGLAQELIGDPHLSRVVLISPWLDLTLSHPDLATIEDPWLATPGLHEAAAAWADGDDPTAPRLSPGNGPLEGLPPTTVLVGTRELCLPDSTDFVAAARKAGAEVEIEVVEGALHVYPLLPAPEGAEGTRRVVAAVTAGAPTRPR, encoded by the coding sequence ATGAGCTGGCAGATGTCCGCGGTGGGGCTGGTGCTCCGGGCGACGCGCAAGCGCGCCTTCGCGACTGCGGAGAGGGGACGACGCCGGATCGCGCAGCCGAAGGTCGAGGCGCCGCCGCCCCGGAAGCTGACCGCCCGGCACGAGGTGACGCAGCGGACCGTGGGCGGGTTCCCGGTGTGGACGGTCCGCCCGCGCACCGGGTCGGGACGTGCCGCGGTGTACCTGCACGGCGGGGCGTACATCGCCGGCATCACGCCGCAGCACTGGGCGCTGATCGGGCGGCTGGCCGATGCCGGCGTGCGGGTGGAGGTGCCGCTGTACGGCCTGGCGCCGCAGCACAGCTACCGGGAGGCCTACGCGTTCGCGCACGAGGTCTACGCGCAGCTGGCGGCGGAGAACCCGGAGGAGGGCATCGCGCTGGTCGGCGACTCCGCCGGCGGCGGGCTGGCGCTCGGCCTCGCGCAGGAGCTGATCGGCGATCCGCACCTGAGCCGGGTGGTGCTGATCTCGCCGTGGCTGGACCTGACCCTGAGCCACCCGGACCTCGCGACCATCGAGGACCCGTGGCTGGCGACGCCGGGGCTGCACGAGGCGGCGGCGGCGTGGGCGGACGGCGACGACCCGACGGCGCCCCGCCTGAGCCCGGGCAACGGCCCACTGGAGGGCCTGCCGCCGACGACCGTGCTGGTCGGGACCCGCGAGCTCTGCCTGCCCGACTCCACCGACTTCGTCGCGGCCGCGCGCAAGGCAGGCGCCGAGGTGGAGATCGAGGTCGTCGAGGGCGCGCTGCACGTGTACCCGCTGCTGCCCGCGCCGGAAGGGGCCGAGGGCACGCGGCGGGTGGTCGCAGCGGTCACCGCGGGAGCACCGACGCGGCCGAGGTGA
- a CDS encoding 5'-3' exonuclease, giving the protein MLLDAASLYFRAFYGVPTSITTPDGRPINAVRGFLDMTARLLSAHRPDRLVACWDDDWRPAFRTEALPSYKAHRLAPDGSEETVPDELSPQVPILVDVLAAAGIDRVGAPGYEADDVIGTLATRAGRPVDVVTGDRDLFQLVDDAAGIRVLYTARGIADIETVDEAVVTAKYGIPGRAYADFAVLRGDPSDGLPGVAGVGAKTAAALINEFGSLAGIREAVARTVVAKPPLTAAVLKKMHAASAYLDAAPVVVAVAKDIDLPPVEGHLPEAPADPVALVELAAEHGLESSVKRLGAALGWSAEAVRLD; this is encoded by the coding sequence ATGCTCCTGGACGCCGCCAGCCTCTACTTCCGTGCCTTCTACGGCGTCCCGACCAGCATCACCACGCCCGACGGCCGGCCGATCAACGCCGTCCGCGGCTTCCTCGACATGACCGCCCGGCTGCTGTCCGCGCACCGCCCGGACCGGCTGGTGGCCTGCTGGGACGACGACTGGCGGCCGGCCTTCCGGACCGAGGCCCTGCCCTCGTACAAGGCGCACCGGCTGGCGCCGGACGGGTCGGAGGAGACCGTCCCCGACGAGCTGAGCCCGCAGGTGCCGATCCTGGTCGACGTCCTGGCCGCCGCCGGGATCGACCGCGTCGGGGCACCCGGCTACGAGGCCGACGACGTCATCGGCACCCTCGCCACCCGCGCCGGACGCCCGGTCGACGTCGTCACCGGTGACCGCGACCTGTTCCAGCTGGTGGACGACGCGGCCGGCATCCGCGTGCTCTACACCGCCCGCGGCATCGCCGACATCGAGACCGTCGACGAGGCCGTCGTGACCGCCAAGTACGGCATCCCGGGCCGGGCCTACGCCGACTTCGCCGTCCTCCGCGGCGACCCCAGCGACGGCCTGCCCGGTGTGGCCGGGGTCGGCGCCAAGACCGCGGCGGCGCTGATCAACGAGTTCGGCAGCCTCGCCGGGATCCGCGAGGCGGTCGCGCGGACCGTGGTGGCCAAGCCGCCGCTCACCGCCGCGGTGCTGAAGAAGATGCACGCGGCGTCGGCCTACCTCGACGCCGCACCCGTCGTCGTCGCCGTCGCCAAGGACATCGACCTGCCACCGGTCGAGGGCCACCTGCCCGAGGCGCCCGCCGATCCCGTTGCGCTGGTCGAGCTCGCGGCCGAGCACGGGCTGGAGTCGTCGGTCAAGCGGCTCGGCGCGGCCCTGGGCTGGTCCGCCGAGGCGGTCCGGCTGGACTAA
- a CDS encoding Lrp/AsnC family transcriptional regulator has product MSSSNSPAEPGGEAPAARDVDRALLAALARDGRASYTDLAERVGLSVSAVHQRVRRLEQRGLITGYRAMLQPKALGLPLTAFVSITPIDVAQPDDAPARLAHLSAIEECHSVAGVESYILKVRVASPDGLEALLQEIRAAANVTTRTTVVLSTFYEDRPPI; this is encoded by the coding sequence GTGAGCTCGTCGAACTCCCCGGCTGAGCCGGGCGGCGAGGCGCCGGCTGCCAGGGACGTCGACCGTGCGCTGCTGGCTGCCCTCGCCCGTGACGGGCGCGCCAGTTACACCGACCTCGCGGAGCGGGTCGGTCTGTCGGTGTCCGCGGTGCACCAGCGGGTGCGGCGCCTGGAGCAGCGCGGTCTGATCACCGGCTACCGGGCGATGCTGCAGCCCAAGGCGCTCGGCCTGCCGCTGACGGCGTTCGTGTCGATCACGCCGATCGACGTCGCCCAGCCCGACGACGCCCCCGCACGGCTGGCCCACCTCAGCGCGATCGAGGAGTGCCACTCGGTCGCCGGGGTGGAGAGCTACATCCTCAAGGTGCGGGTGGCGTCGCCCGACGGCCTCGAGGCGCTGCTGCAGGAGATCCGGGCGGCGGCCAACGTCACCACGCGGACGACGGTGGTGCTGTCCACGTTCTACGAGGACCGCCCGCCGATCTGA
- a CDS encoding lysophospholipid acyltransferase family protein yields the protein MGLGALPQHRLVRFMAKAAVFDHWFAGRFMRAMQHIPVDRTAGAAAFDLAVRALKDGEVVGVFPEATISRSFTVKDLKAGAPRMAVQAGVPIIPAAVWGGQRVATKGHKVQWRRGTPVLVLLGEPIVAEPGEKPQALLRRTRAAMEALLDEAQRTYPEQPSGPEDRWWLPVHLGGTAPTPEEAAVADAVRAAGKGPKVVKKSPLARLKGLVARR from the coding sequence CTGGGCCTGGGCGCCCTGCCGCAGCACCGCCTCGTCCGGTTCATGGCGAAGGCCGCCGTCTTCGACCACTGGTTCGCCGGCAGGTTCATGCGGGCGATGCAGCACATCCCCGTCGACCGCACGGCCGGCGCCGCCGCGTTCGACCTGGCCGTCCGCGCGCTCAAGGACGGCGAGGTCGTCGGCGTCTTCCCGGAGGCGACGATCAGCCGCAGCTTCACCGTCAAGGACCTCAAGGCCGGCGCCCCGCGCATGGCCGTCCAGGCCGGCGTCCCGATCATCCCGGCGGCCGTCTGGGGCGGGCAGCGCGTGGCGACCAAGGGACACAAGGTGCAGTGGCGCCGCGGCACCCCGGTGCTGGTGCTCCTCGGCGAGCCGATCGTCGCCGAGCCGGGGGAGAAGCCCCAGGCCCTGCTCCGGCGCACCCGCGCGGCGATGGAGGCGCTGCTGGACGAGGCCCAGCGGACCTACCCCGAGCAGCCGTCCGGGCCGGAGGACCGCTGGTGGCTCCCCGTCCACCTCGGCGGCACCGCGCCGACGCCCGAGGAGGCCGCTGTCGCCGACGCCGTCCGCGCCGCCGGCAAGGGGCCCAAGGTCGTCAAGAAGTCGCCGCTCGCCCGCCTCAAGGGCCTGGTCGCCCGCCGCTGA
- a CDS encoding intein-containing Rv2578c family radical SAM protein — protein sequence MRWDAQRLDVDDPTTLPGMPSIRGLLRSVQVPEFPGVTFHEVRAKSALNHVPGESAMPFPYTINPYRGCIHSCVYCLSGDTQVLLADGSQRKIADLRVGDRIIGTEQRGRYRHYVETDVLAHWSTVKEAYRVTLGDGTRLVASGDHRFLTGRGWKHVTGAMSGADQRPYLTTNDKMLGFGRTVASLEPCDQYRRGYLTGMVRGDANLKVYRYQSAGRAHGDVHRFRLALADVEGLQRTHDYLALEGVATDWFDFTAATDKRRAVTAIRTSSAASVARIGELIQWPDAPTEAWQRGFLAGIFDAEGSRSQGVLRISNTDGDILGQASAALQRFGFDVAREDLRLANGLISLRVRGGLREHMRFVHLVDPAIRRKCQVAGTAVKSDADLRVTSIEPLGIEMPMFDITTGTGDFIANGVISHNCFARRTHEWLEFDSGQDFDTQIVVKTNLVEVLRRELARPSWTREHVALGTNTDPYQRAEGRYRLMPGVIRALADSGTPFSILTKGTLLRRDIPLLASVSTDVPVGLGISMAIWDDALHEALEPGVPTPRARLDVVKAATDAGLPCGVFLAPVLPGLTDDVESLDAALAATATAGATGVTVIPLHLRPGAREWFMAWLRREHPSLVPRYEQMYARRAYVSAEYRTWLQQRVTPLLRRHGLDRQSGGTARGASDPGTAGVPGDEEARFPEGSLPTGGLPGVRPKGELPAHAQVEPAAACAEQLSLL from the coding sequence ATGCGGTGGGATGCGCAGCGGCTGGACGTCGACGATCCGACGACGTTGCCCGGCATGCCGAGCATCCGGGGCTTGCTGCGCAGCGTTCAGGTGCCGGAGTTCCCGGGCGTCACGTTCCACGAGGTGCGGGCGAAGAGCGCGCTGAACCACGTGCCCGGCGAATCGGCGATGCCATTCCCGTACACCATCAATCCGTACCGCGGATGCATCCATTCCTGCGTCTACTGCCTGTCCGGGGACACGCAGGTCCTGCTGGCGGACGGCTCGCAGAGGAAGATCGCCGACCTTCGTGTCGGTGATCGCATCATCGGTACCGAACAGCGAGGGAGATATCGGCACTACGTCGAGACGGACGTCCTCGCACACTGGTCGACGGTGAAGGAGGCGTACCGAGTCACGCTCGGGGACGGAACTCGACTCGTCGCGAGCGGGGACCACCGTTTCCTGACCGGGCGCGGCTGGAAGCACGTCACCGGCGCGATGAGCGGGGCCGATCAGCGGCCGTACCTGACCACCAACGACAAGATGCTGGGCTTCGGCCGAACCGTCGCCTCGCTCGAGCCGTGCGACCAGTACCGCCGCGGTTACCTCACCGGCATGGTGCGCGGCGACGCCAATCTCAAGGTGTACCGATACCAGAGTGCCGGCCGCGCACATGGAGACGTCCACCGGTTCCGCCTGGCCCTGGCCGACGTGGAGGGTCTGCAGCGCACCCACGACTACCTGGCGCTGGAAGGCGTCGCGACCGACTGGTTCGACTTCACGGCGGCGACGGACAAGCGCCGGGCCGTGACAGCGATCCGAACGTCATCCGCGGCGTCAGTTGCACGTATCGGCGAGCTGATCCAGTGGCCGGACGCACCGACCGAGGCCTGGCAGCGAGGGTTCCTCGCCGGCATCTTCGATGCCGAGGGCAGTCGAAGCCAAGGCGTCCTCCGGATTTCCAACACCGATGGCGACATCCTCGGACAGGCGTCTGCTGCGCTGCAGCGCTTCGGATTCGATGTGGCGCGCGAAGACCTGCGGCTGGCGAACGGCCTGATCTCGCTGCGGGTGCGCGGCGGCCTGCGCGAGCACATGCGCTTCGTGCACCTGGTCGACCCGGCAATCCGTCGGAAGTGCCAGGTCGCCGGAACAGCGGTGAAGAGCGACGCCGATCTACGTGTGACCAGCATCGAGCCGCTCGGCATCGAGATGCCGATGTTCGACATCACCACTGGCACGGGCGACTTCATCGCCAACGGGGTGATCAGCCACAACTGCTTCGCCCGGCGGACCCATGAATGGTTGGAGTTCGATTCCGGGCAGGACTTCGACACGCAGATCGTCGTCAAGACGAACCTCGTCGAGGTGCTGCGCCGTGAGCTGGCCCGTCCGTCCTGGACGCGGGAGCATGTGGCGCTCGGCACGAACACCGATCCGTATCAGCGGGCCGAGGGCCGCTACCGGTTGATGCCCGGTGTCATCCGGGCGCTGGCCGACTCCGGCACGCCGTTCTCGATCCTGACGAAAGGCACCTTGCTGCGGCGGGACATCCCGCTGCTGGCTTCGGTCTCGACGGATGTGCCGGTCGGGCTGGGGATCTCCATGGCGATCTGGGACGACGCCCTGCACGAGGCGCTCGAGCCAGGGGTCCCCACACCCCGCGCGCGGCTGGACGTCGTGAAGGCGGCGACGGACGCCGGCCTGCCATGCGGGGTCTTCCTCGCTCCGGTTCTGCCCGGCCTCACCGACGACGTCGAGTCGCTCGACGCGGCGCTGGCCGCGACCGCCACGGCGGGCGCCACGGGGGTCACGGTCATCCCGCTGCACCTGCGCCCCGGGGCGCGGGAGTGGTTCATGGCCTGGCTGCGCCGGGAACACCCGAGCCTGGTCCCGCGGTACGAGCAGATGTACGCCCGCCGCGCATACGTGTCCGCCGAGTACCGCACCTGGCTCCAGCAGCGCGTGACGCCCTTGCTGCGACGGCACGGGCTCGACCGCCAGTCCGGCGGCACTGCCCGTGGCGCGTCCGACCCCGGCACGGCAGGCGTGCCCGGCGACGAGGAGGCTCGCTTCCCGGAGGGCAGCCTTCCCACCGGCGGCCTGCCGGGCGTCCGGCCCAAGGGCGAACTCCCGGCGCATGCCCAGGTCGAGCCGGCCGCCGCGTGCGCGGAGCAGCTCTCCTTGCTCTAG
- a CDS encoding M24 family metallopeptidase, with amino-acid sequence MTIDRVHAAREIAEETGVDLLVLTPGSDLRYLCGYDAHAMERLTALAVPRRGEPFLVVPRLEAPMVEVSPAGGLGLEVLAWDETDDAFAVLAGAVTARLGSAPARVAVGNRTWAEHALGVQRALPGSALELAAPVVDRLRMVKSAAEIEELAFAGAAIDRVHARMHSMLKVGRTEAEVGADIARAILEEGHVGVDFTIVGSGPNGASPHHELSDRVVEAGDVVVVDIGGETATGYRSDCTRTYVVGGPPSPAVAEWYAVLQTAQAASSAAVRPGVTAEAIDAAARDVIDQAGWGKHFIHRTGHGIGLDTHEAPYIVAGNDIPLVPGMAFSVEPGIYLAGECGARIEDIVVCTEDGVRTLNEGPRELVELPG; translated from the coding sequence GTGACCATCGACCGCGTGCACGCCGCCCGGGAGATCGCCGAGGAGACAGGCGTCGACCTCCTGGTCCTCACGCCCGGGTCGGACCTGCGCTACCTGTGCGGCTACGACGCCCATGCGATGGAGCGGCTGACCGCGCTCGCGGTGCCGCGTCGCGGCGAGCCGTTCCTGGTCGTGCCGCGGCTGGAGGCGCCGATGGTGGAGGTGAGCCCCGCCGGCGGACTCGGTCTCGAGGTGCTCGCCTGGGACGAGACGGACGACGCCTTCGCCGTGCTGGCCGGGGCCGTCACCGCACGGCTGGGATCGGCGCCGGCACGGGTGGCGGTCGGCAACCGCACGTGGGCGGAGCACGCGCTGGGGGTGCAGCGGGCCCTCCCGGGTTCCGCGCTCGAGCTGGCCGCCCCGGTCGTCGACCGGCTGCGCATGGTGAAGTCGGCCGCCGAGATCGAGGAGCTGGCGTTCGCCGGCGCCGCGATCGACCGGGTGCACGCGCGGATGCACTCGATGCTGAAGGTGGGCCGGACGGAGGCCGAGGTCGGTGCCGACATCGCCCGGGCGATCCTCGAGGAGGGTCACGTGGGCGTGGACTTCACCATCGTGGGGTCCGGTCCCAACGGCGCCAGCCCGCACCACGAGCTCTCCGACCGGGTGGTCGAGGCCGGGGACGTCGTCGTGGTCGACATCGGCGGCGAGACGGCGACCGGCTACCGGTCGGACTGCACGCGGACCTACGTCGTCGGCGGACCGCCGAGCCCGGCCGTCGCCGAGTGGTACGCGGTGCTCCAGACCGCCCAGGCGGCGTCGAGCGCTGCCGTCCGCCCAGGGGTGACCGCCGAGGCGATCGACGCGGCCGCCCGGGACGTGATCGACCAGGCCGGTTGGGGGAAGCACTTCATCCACCGGACCGGCCACGGCATCGGCCTCGACACCCACGAGGCGCCCTACATCGTCGCGGGGAACGACATCCCGCTGGTGCCGGGCATGGCGTTCTCCGTCGAGCCGGGCATCTACCTGGCCGGCGAGTGCGGCGCCCGCATCGAGGACATCGTCGTCTGCACCGAGGACGGCGTCCGCACGCTCAACGAGGGCCCGCGTGAGCTCGTCGAACTCCCCGGCTGA
- a CDS encoding DEAD/DEAH box helicase, with protein sequence MSSPAERYAAARRRTAHPTLADFTAELGFSLDPFQVEACEALEQGSGVLVCAPTGAGKTVVGEFAIHKALAEGRKAFYTTPIKALSNQKYADLVERYGSDKVGLLTGDNAVNGDAPVVVMTTEVLRNMLYAESPAIDGLGYVVMDEVHYLADRFRGAVWEEVIIHLPQSVTLVSLSATVSNAEEFGEWLVTVRGHTTVVVSEVRPVPLWQHMLVGNRVFDLFSLRPAAHAAEQGTGPRELSTRERGTSVVDPELVRFVREHERRIDSWHGGGPGSRRRDDSHRPRYRPPARSDVVTRLDNAGLLPAITFVFSRNGCDAAVHQCLLSGLRLTDEFERSEIAEIIDRRTGSLLEEDLHVLGFWEWREGLLAGLAAHHAGLVRRSRRPSRSASSAAWSRRCSRRRPSPWASTCRPAASSWSGWSSGTARRTSTSRRGSTPSSPAAPGAGASTSRGTRWSSGRRESTPPPSRAWRAPGPFRCARRSGPATTWRSTWSARSAGPAPASCWRAPSRSSRPTGRSSGWPAPRPGTSRRRRGRRRRCTPTAATSARTRCCGARSPTARRSSPATRRPSAAWRPPTPSPRCAPATSSGCRRAAGRGWPSSSTPASPTSPTPARWW encoded by the coding sequence ATGTCCAGCCCCGCTGAGCGGTACGCGGCTGCCCGGCGGCGGACCGCCCACCCCACCCTGGCGGACTTCACCGCCGAACTCGGGTTCTCCCTCGACCCGTTCCAGGTCGAGGCATGCGAGGCGCTGGAGCAGGGGTCGGGCGTCCTCGTCTGCGCGCCGACCGGTGCGGGCAAGACCGTCGTCGGCGAGTTCGCGATCCACAAGGCCCTGGCCGAGGGGCGCAAGGCCTTCTACACCACCCCGATCAAGGCGCTGTCCAACCAGAAGTACGCCGACCTCGTCGAGCGGTACGGGTCCGACAAGGTCGGCCTCCTGACCGGCGACAACGCGGTGAACGGCGACGCCCCCGTGGTCGTGATGACCACCGAGGTCCTCCGGAACATGCTCTACGCCGAGTCGCCGGCGATCGACGGCCTGGGCTACGTCGTCATGGACGAGGTGCACTACCTCGCCGACCGGTTCCGCGGCGCGGTGTGGGAAGAGGTGATCATCCACCTCCCGCAGTCGGTCACCCTGGTCTCGCTGTCGGCGACGGTGAGCAACGCCGAGGAGTTCGGCGAATGGCTGGTCACCGTCCGCGGCCACACGACCGTGGTCGTCAGCGAGGTCCGGCCGGTGCCGCTCTGGCAGCACATGCTCGTCGGCAACCGGGTGTTCGACCTGTTCTCGCTGCGGCCCGCCGCGCACGCCGCCGAGCAGGGGACCGGCCCCCGCGAGCTGTCCACGCGCGAGCGCGGCACCTCCGTCGTCGACCCCGAGCTGGTGCGCTTCGTCCGCGAGCACGAGCGCCGGATCGACTCCTGGCACGGCGGCGGCCCCGGCTCGCGGCGCCGCGACGACTCGCACCGGCCGCGCTACCGCCCGCCGGCCCGCTCCGACGTCGTCACCCGGCTCGACAACGCCGGTCTGCTGCCGGCGATCACCTTCGTGTTCAGCCGCAACGGCTGCGACGCCGCCGTCCACCAGTGCCTGCTGTCCGGCCTGCGGCTGACCGACGAGTTCGAGCGGTCCGAGATCGCCGAGATCATCGACCGGCGCACCGGCTCGCTGCTGGAGGAGGACCTGCACGTCCTGGGCTTCTGGGAGTGGCGCGAGGGCCTGCTCGCCGGGCTCGCGGCGCACCATGCGGGCCTGGTGCGGCGTTCAAGGAGACCGTCGAGGAGTGCTTCGTCCGCGGCCTGGTCAAGGCGGTGTTCGCGACGGAGACCCTCGCCCTGGGCATCAACATGCCGGCCCGCAGCGTCGTCCTGGAGCGGCTGGTCAAGTGGAACGGCGAGGCGCACGTCGACATCACGCCGGGGGAGTACACCCAGCTCACCGGCCGCGCCGGGCGCCGGGGCATCGACGTCGAGGGGCACGCGGTGGTCGTCTGGTCGCCGGGAGTCGACCCCGCCGCCGTCGCGGGCCTGGCGAGCACCCGGACCTTTCCGCTGCGCTCGTCGTTCCGGCCCAGCTACAACATGGCGGTCAACCTGGTCAGCTCGTTCGGCCGGGCCCGCGCCCGCGAGCTGCTGGCGAGCTCCTTCGCGCAGTTCCAGGCCGACCGGTCGGTCGTCGGGCTGGCCCGCGCCGCGGCCAGGCACGAGCAGGAGGCGGCGCGGGCGGCGAAGGAGATGCACTCCGACCGCGGCGACGTCGGCGCGTACGCGCTGCTGCGGCGCGAGATCGCCGACCGCGAGAAGGAGCTCTCCCGCGACTCGCAGGCCAAGCGCCGCATGGAGGCCGCCGACGCCCTCGCCGCGCTGCGCCCCGGCGACGTCATCCGGGTGCCGACGGGCCGCCGGCAGGGGCTGGCCGTCGTCCTCGACCCCGGCATCACCGACCTCGCCGACCCCCGCCCGCTGGTGGTGA